One Rhodospirillales bacterium genomic window carries:
- a CDS encoding MFS transporter: MTETTTKIIPLRTRLAMYGSGLFSDGATNVVIPLWALYLEPTPFVFGIVIGARSLLPFMLSIHGGVLMDRLGVRQVMLFFAAIGLIVPILFPLLPWIWMAALLNLILGLSSTMNWVGAQTLVGQVVRDDPSLTWQVSFCNRLGHLVCPLLAGVMWDLFGPKGGFGVTFVWAVLFMAAVSILPRGKDSSKSLVQKAPDPFRARDFLPRLEDYTKAFAMLSIPLMGVAIAGSVLNIAGGAIQTSFFIAYMKEMGLTGTLIGVVFACLNFSGLVGTASVSPLARRVGDVRLLNLTVLAALIAITITPLLGVFLSLLLVTVMRGLSVGISQPLMIMIPSKLVPSGSQGTVVGLRISLNRLMQTILPPVMGGVVSLVGLEHSFYWVGGTMVAIGCGLWIIFRPPSFLHG; the protein is encoded by the coding sequence ATGACTGAGACAACGACAAAGATAATTCCCCTGCGTACCCGGCTGGCCATGTATGGCTCTGGCCTGTTTTCCGATGGGGCAACCAATGTGGTTATCCCGCTTTGGGCGCTATATCTGGAACCAACGCCTTTTGTTTTTGGCATCGTGATCGGTGCCCGATCCCTGTTGCCATTTATGCTGTCCATTCACGGCGGCGTCTTGATGGATCGTCTTGGCGTGCGCCAGGTCATGCTGTTTTTTGCCGCCATCGGTTTGATCGTTCCGATCCTGTTTCCACTGCTACCCTGGATTTGGATGGCCGCCCTCTTGAACCTGATTTTGGGGCTTTCTTCGACCATGAACTGGGTTGGTGCCCAGACATTGGTGGGCCAGGTGGTCCGCGATGATCCATCGCTTACCTGGCAGGTCAGCTTTTGCAATCGATTGGGCCATCTTGTTTGCCCGCTTTTGGCAGGCGTTATGTGGGACCTGTTCGGCCCAAAGGGTGGCTTTGGGGTGACCTTTGTTTGGGCGGTGCTGTTTATGGCGGCTGTTTCAATACTGCCCCGGGGCAAGGATTCTTCAAAATCGCTTGTCCAAAAAGCACCTGATCCTTTCAGGGCGCGTGATTTTCTGCCGCGTCTGGAAGATTACACAAAGGCCTTTGCCATGCTCTCCATCCCGTTGATGGGCGTGGCCATTGCAGGGTCTGTGCTCAATATTGCCGGTGGGGCGATCCAGACGTCCTTCTTCATTGCTTATATGAAAGAGATGGGATTGACCGGAACATTAATCGGGGTGGTGTTTGCTTGTCTCAATTTTTCCGGGCTGGTGGGCACCGCTTCGGTGTCGCCTCTGGCACGGCGCGTCGGGGATGTACGGCTTTTGAACCTGACCGTGTTGGCGGCCCTTATCGCCATCACCATCACCCCGTTGTTGGGGGTATTTTTGTCCCTGCTTTTGGTCACGGTCATGCGGGGGCTTTCCGTGGGCATAAGCCAACCGTTGATGATTATGATTCCATCGAAATTGGTGCCCTCTGGTTCTCAAGGCACGGTGGTGGGCCTGCGCATTTCACTGAATCGTTTGATGCAGACCATTTTGCCCCCCGTGATGGGCGGGGTTGTGTCTCTGGTTGGGCTGGAACACAGCTTTTACTGGGTTGGGGGCACCATGGTTGCCATCGGGTGTGGGCTCTGGATTATTTTTCGCCCACCCAGTTTCTTGCACGGGTGA
- a CDS encoding amidase — protein sequence MADLAKMGPMGLNALGARDAAIQLASGDITSEAIVRDCLDRIDAREGVVHAWDYIDPDYAIAQAKTLDGMARKSVLHGVPVGIKDIFDTLDMPTAHGFGPYAGERSDRDSNCVAALRAAGMVIMGKTVTTEFACPVPRQTRNPHNPDRTAGVSSSGSGASVADFMVPLAVGSQTGGSVIGPSANCGVYGYKASLDGIDRGGFRHCKPSIDTIGLFARSVDDLILMRAVQTGGAIPQDKDKIDRSGTVRIGVVRTPDWDTTEPCMQAAIERAANVLGQAGATVSDVTLPQKFSDIIPEFSVINGWEAMISLADEIKNHPDAFNDHNRKRIEEARRLKVEDYERAGKTLNGARAEMNDLFSDYDVFITPSLAGEAQIGHDRAIGANFSRLWTQMYAPAVNVPRFTGPNDMPVCFQVIGPKDSDDATLAFADWIDARLGDALGPVPESVA from the coding sequence ATGGCTGATTTGGCGAAAATGGGTCCCATGGGGCTCAATGCATTGGGGGCAAGGGATGCGGCGATCCAACTGGCGTCGGGGGATATTACGTCAGAGGCGATTGTGCGCGATTGTCTGGACCGCATTGATGCCCGTGAAGGGGTGGTTCATGCGTGGGATTATATCGATCCCGATTATGCCATCGCGCAGGCAAAAACATTGGATGGGATGGCGCGCAAAAGCGTGTTGCATGGTGTGCCGGTCGGCATCAAAGATATTTTCGACACCCTTGATATGCCAACGGCCCATGGCTTTGGCCCTTATGCGGGCGAACGGTCGGATCGGGATTCCAATTGCGTTGCCGCCTTGCGGGCCGCTGGCATGGTGATCATGGGCAAGACCGTGACCACCGAATTTGCCTGCCCGGTGCCGCGCCAAACGCGCAATCCTCATAATCCGGACCGGACCGCAGGGGTTTCATCCAGTGGCTCTGGTGCGTCTGTGGCAGATTTCATGGTCCCGCTGGCGGTTGGGTCCCAGACCGGGGGCTCCGTCATTGGCCCATCGGCCAATTGTGGGGTTTATGGCTACAAAGCGAGCCTTGATGGCATTGATCGGGGAGGCTTTCGCCATTGTAAGCCGTCAATCGATACCATTGGCCTGTTTGCCCGCAGCGTTGATGATTTGATCTTGATGCGCGCAGTGCAAACTGGCGGCGCGATACCCCAGGACAAAGATAAAATAGACCGATCCGGAACGGTGCGCATCGGTGTTGTGCGGACGCCAGATTGGGACACGACAGAACCCTGCATGCAGGCCGCCATTGAACGGGCCGCAAATGTGTTGGGCCAGGCGGGCGCAACGGTCAGTGATGTGACCTTGCCCCAGAAATTTAGCGATATTATCCCTGAATTTTCAGTCATCAATGGCTGGGAAGCGATGATATCGTTGGCCGATGAAATCAAAAATCACCCGGATGCCTTTAACGATCACAATCGCAAACGCATTGAAGAGGCGCGTAGGCTCAAGGTTGAGGATTATGAGCGTGCGGGAAAGACCCTGAATGGTGCGCGCGCAGAAATGAATGATTTGTTTTCTGATTATGATGTTTTCATCACGCCCAGCTTGGCAGGCGAGGCCCAAATTGGCCATGACCGTGCGATTGGGGCCAATTTCTCCAGGCTGTGGACCCAGATGTATGCCCCGGCGGTTAACGTGCCGCGCTTTACAGGTCCCAATGACATGCCGGTTTGTTTTCAGGTGATTGGGCCAAAAGACAGTGATGATGCAACGCTGGCATTTGCGGACTGGATCGATGCGCGCTTAGGCGATGCTTTGGGGCCAGTCCCGGAATCCGTGGCATAG
- a CDS encoding pyridoxal-phosphate dependent enzyme has translation MASKDTGRTTDGLGRLYDSVLDTIGNTPCIRINNLAPDHVRLYVKAEFFNPAASVKDRLAVSIIEEAERSGALKPGQTVVEATSGNTGIGLAMVCAATGHPLVVTMADSFSIERRKLMRFMGAKVVLTPRAEKGLGMVMKAKELADANGWFLASQFETEANAKIHQNTTGREILADFDGDRLDYWVTGYGTGGTLTGVARALRDKRPDTKIILSEPANASLITSGVPQERNEDGSPAVSHSAFEPHPIQGWTPDFIPLVLQESIDQSFYDDIIPIPGPAGIEWSQKLARHEGIVTGISGGASFAVAMQVAVKADPDSVILCMLPDTGERYMSTPLFETIEPEMTEDEKALSASTPGYQMPTD, from the coding sequence ATGGCTTCAAAAGATACCGGCAGAACAACAGACGGTTTAGGGCGTCTGTATGACAGCGTTCTGGACACCATCGGCAACACGCCCTGTATCCGTATCAACAATCTGGCACCGGACCATGTCCGGCTTTACGTCAAAGCTGAATTTTTCAACCCCGCCGCTTCGGTCAAGGATCGTTTGGCCGTCAGCATCATCGAAGAAGCCGAACGCAGCGGTGCGCTTAAACCCGGCCAAACAGTGGTCGAGGCCACCAGCGGCAATACAGGCATTGGCCTTGCCATGGTTTGTGCCGCCACCGGACACCCGCTTGTGGTCACCATGGCCGACAGTTTTTCCATAGAACGCAGAAAGCTGATGCGCTTCATGGGTGCCAAGGTGGTGTTGACGCCCCGTGCTGAAAAAGGTCTTGGGATGGTTATGAAGGCCAAGGAACTGGCCGATGCCAATGGCTGGTTTCTTGCCAGTCAATTTGAAACCGAGGCCAATGCAAAAATCCATCAAAATACCACAGGCCGTGAAATTCTTGCGGATTTCGACGGGGATCGGCTGGACTATTGGGTGACGGGTTATGGCACCGGCGGCACGTTAACCGGTGTTGCCCGCGCCCTTCGCGACAAACGCCCTGATACCAAAATCATTCTCAGCGAACCTGCCAATGCATCATTGATCACCAGCGGTGTGCCCCAAGAACGCAATGAGGATGGTTCCCCTGCGGTCAGTCATTCCGCGTTCGAACCCCACCCCATTCAGGGCTGGACGCCTGATTTTATTCCGCTCGTCCTTCAAGAATCCATCGATCAATCTTTTTACGATGACATCATACCGATCCCGGGACCTGCTGGCATAGAATGGTCACAAAAGCTGGCACGACACGAAGGCATTGTGACGGGAATCTCTGGCGGGGCATCCTTTGCCGTGGCCATGCAGGTTGCCGTAAAAGCCGACCCTGATTCCGTCATCCTCTGCATGTTGCCCGATACCGGAGAGCGCTATATGTCAACGCCGCTGTTCGAAACAATAGAGCCGGAAATGACCGAGGATGAAAAGGCGCTGTCGGCTTCAACGCCGGGATACCAAATGCCCACAGATTGA
- a CDS encoding FAD-binding protein — protein MSLEIRKDIDYLIVGGGSAGCVLAARLSERASNQVVLLEAGEDFSPGDEPSEILDTFAGTAHSNPRFTWTGLSAAFLPRPGNAPDGRPRRRYTQGRVIGGGSSVNGMASNRGLPSDYEDWAARGAKGWDWDGVLPYFKKLETDHDFSGPLHGSDGPIHLRRFMPDTWPGFSRAVINAIDDSGWSNIEDQNAAFGDGYFPVAYANLDERRVSAAMGYLTREARARPNFTIQGETHVERLLFEGRKVVGVIARHKGARIEIRAREVIVSMGAIHSPALLMRSGIGPAADLSALGIDVVADRAGVGQHLMEHPGVNMGCFMKPDARLPETLRRQMFAGLRWSSKLEGCPAGDMYIIPTNKVAWHAIGARLGVIMVWVNKSFSTGEVRLKTADVDDHPIVDFDMVSDDRDMKRLVAGVKLVLKLQAHHEVQDVVEQVFPISYSDHARKLAVYSRWNAFQTWAGATAMDAVAPLRRWIIKNMIADGPSLQDLMDDDLVIEQWIRSTVLGHWHACSTNRMGAVDDPGAVTDPSGRVYGVEGLRVCDASIMPMVPCANTNIPTLMIGEKIAATILAETK, from the coding sequence ATGAGTTTAGAGATACGCAAAGATATTGATTACCTCATTGTGGGCGGCGGCTCTGCAGGCTGTGTGCTGGCGGCACGGCTAAGTGAGCGGGCCTCCAATCAGGTGGTTTTGTTAGAGGCGGGCGAAGATTTTTCCCCCGGCGATGAACCCTCTGAAATTCTCGATACCTTCGCCGGTACGGCACACAGCAACCCGCGTTTTACATGGACGGGTTTAAGTGCGGCATTTCTGCCCCGCCCGGGCAATGCCCCCGATGGCCGCCCGCGCAGGCGGTATACCCAGGGCCGGGTGATTGGCGGCGGTTCATCGGTCAATGGCATGGCATCCAACCGGGGCCTGCCCAGCGATTATGAAGACTGGGCCGCGCGCGGTGCCAAGGGCTGGGATTGGGACGGCGTGCTGCCCTATTTCAAAAAGCTTGAAACCGATCATGATTTCAGTGGCCCGCTTCATGGGTCAGATGGGCCAATCCATCTTCGGCGGTTTATGCCCGATACCTGGCCGGGGTTCAGCCGCGCCGTGATTAACGCAATTGACGATTCCGGTTGGTCTAATATCGAAGACCAAAATGCGGCCTTTGGTGACGGTTATTTCCCCGTCGCCTATGCCAATTTGGATGAACGCAGGGTTTCTGCGGCCATGGGCTATCTGACCCGTGAAGCGCGCGCGCGCCCGAATTTTACCATTCAGGGTGAAACCCACGTTGAGCGCCTGTTGTTCGAAGGCCGCAAGGTGGTGGGGGTTATCGCGCGCCATAAAGGCGCGCGGATTGAAATTCGTGCCCGTGAAGTGATTGTGTCCATGGGGGCCATTCATTCGCCTGCCTTGTTGATGCGATCAGGCATTGGCCCGGCGGCAGATTTATCGGCACTGGGCATTGATGTTGTGGCCGATCGTGCGGGCGTTGGCCAGCACCTGATGGAACATCCCGGCGTCAATATGGGCTGTTTCATGAAACCCGATGCGCGCTTGCCAGAAACCCTGCGCCGCCAGATGTTCGCAGGGCTGCGCTGGTCATCAAAGCTGGAGGGGTGCCCGGCAGGGGACATGTATATCATCCCCACAAACAAGGTGGCCTGGCATGCCATCGGGGCGCGTCTTGGCGTGATCATGGTGTGGGTCAATAAATCATTTTCAACCGGCGAAGTTCGTTTAAAGACAGCGGATGTGGATGATCATCCCATTGTGGATTTTGATATGGTTTCCGATGACCGGGATATGAAGCGATTGGTGGCAGGGGTCAAACTTGTCTTGAAGCTTCAGGCCCATCATGAGGTTCAGGATGTGGTGGAACAGGTGTTCCCCATCAGTTATTCCGATCATGCGCGAAAATTGGCAGTTTACAGCCGCTGGAATGCATTTCAGACCTGGGCCGGGGCCACGGCCATGGATGCGGTCGCACCGCTCAGGCGCTGGATCATTAAAAATATGATCGCCGATGGGCCAAGCCTGCAAGACCTGATGGACGATGATCTGGTTATTGAACAGTGGATCCGTTCCACGGTTCTGGGCCATTGGCATGCGTGTTCTACCAATCGCATGGGGGCCGTTGATGACCCCGGTGCCGTGACCGATCCATCGGGGCGGGTGTATGGGGTGGAAGGTTTGCGGGTCTGTGATGCCTCCATCATGCCCATGGTGCCTTGTGCAAACACCAATATCCCAACCCTGATGATCGGCGAAAAGATCGCCGCAACTATTTTGGCCGAAACAAAATAA
- a CDS encoding TauD/TfdA family dioxygenase: MNDFRTFKTARREPAVVGEPIVDPAGWNPEDLTSNEDWIYHLSDQDIGDLTAGVEAIRAGGKGIVDMKHGDFQAGAFAETLKDIRHELLDGRGLVMLRGLPVDAMGVEASAMAYFGIGTHLGHPLRQNAQGHVLGHVKDLGGDYSDPNTRGYLTKAEMKFHADHSDYVGLLCLKQGKSGGESRVASSITLYNRILEQRPDLVRELCNDWHWTKHQQTNSADELPYFTQPIFMFEQGVFSARGLSSYVIKAQGLPGVPDFTPAQKEAIELYRATVEECATDILFQAGDIQLLHNHVLLHSRRSFEDFPEPERKRHLMRLWLRDPEGRTLPGYMREGLFGAGVELDGVAASAPLDVEAA, translated from the coding sequence ATGAATGATTTCCGCACGTTTAAAACCGCCCGCCGCGAACCCGCAGTGGTCGGGGAACCGATTGTCGATCCTGCGGGCTGGAACCCCGAAGACCTGACCAGCAACGAGGACTGGATTTACCATCTGTCTGATCAGGATATTGGCGATCTGACCGCAGGCGTCGAAGCCATACGCGCAGGCGGCAAAGGCATCGTTGATATGAAGCACGGCGATTTTCAAGCGGGCGCATTTGCCGAGACTTTAAAAGACATCCGCCATGAATTGCTGGATGGGCGCGGCCTTGTCATGCTGCGGGGATTGCCCGTTGATGCCATGGGGGTTGAGGCATCGGCCATGGCCTATTTCGGGATTGGCACCCATCTTGGCCATCCCTTGCGCCAAAATGCACAGGGCCATGTGTTGGGTCACGTTAAGGATCTGGGTGGGGATTATTCTGATCCCAATACCCGAGGGTACCTGACCAAGGCCGAAATGAAATTTCATGCCGATCACAGTGATTATGTCGGGTTGCTTTGCTTGAAACAGGGCAAAAGCGGCGGCGAAAGCCGGGTTGCCAGCTCAATCACGCTGTATAATCGCATTCTTGAACAACGCCCCGATCTGGTCCGTGAATTGTGCAACGATTGGCACTGGACCAAACATCAACAAACCAATTCAGCCGATGAATTACCCTATTTCACGCAGCCTATTTTCATGTTTGAACAGGGTGTTTTCTCTGCCCGTGGGTTGTCTTCTTATGTCATCAAGGCCCAGGGCCTACCGGGCGTTCCTGATTTTACCCCGGCCCAAAAAGAAGCCATCGAGCTCTATCGTGCCACCGTAGAAGAATGCGCCACCGATATATTGTTTCAGGCTGGTGATATTCAACTGCTTCACAATCATGTCTTGTTGCATTCGCGCAGATCCTTTGAAGATTTCCCGGAACCGGAACGCAAGCGCCACCTGATGCGCCTGTGGCTGCGCGATCCAGAAGGCCGCACCTTGCCGGGCTACATGCGTGAAGGCCTGTTTGGTGCCGGGGTTGAACTGGATGGGGTTGCAGCATCTGCACCTTTGGATGTAGAGGCCGCCTGA
- a CDS encoding MFS transporter, with protein MQTDHKNVLVLGTCQMLAGTGRGLFMVTSPAVALGIAPHLALATLPTALIVIGTAIGAMPASLFMRRVGRKTGFICGTTIATLSGAACVAAVILENFYLLALGGFLYGIFASFAQLYRFAVADVASEHFRAKAISLVLAGGVFAGLAGPNLANWGKGLIDNHLFAGSFLFTIVAGLLAAVILLFLSIPNLTKAQRDGPQRPLIEIMKQPVFITAAVSATVAQCVMNFLMTATPIAMIAQSGHSFGSVAFVISSHTVAMYAPGFFTGSLVKRFGEIKMIAAGLTLEAGCIVIALSGIAVFDFWLSMVFLGLGWNFTYTAATSLMTTAYTPAERAKTQGMMNQIVYTVVAIGSLSSGAFIHFFGWNWVNIGAMPLLVIAAIVTIWFDSTKRKPALAGGQ; from the coding sequence ATGCAAACTGATCATAAAAATGTCCTCGTTCTTGGCACCTGCCAGATGCTGGCCGGCACAGGCCGGGGCCTGTTTATGGTGACCTCCCCTGCTGTCGCACTGGGGATTGCCCCGCATTTGGCACTGGCCACCCTGCCCACTGCGCTGATCGTGATCGGCACTGCCATTGGTGCCATGCCGGCATCGTTGTTCATGCGCCGGGTTGGTCGAAAAACCGGTTTCATCTGTGGCACCACAATTGCCACCCTCAGTGGTGCCGCATGCGTCGCTGCCGTCATCTTGGAAAATTTCTATCTCTTGGCCCTTGGCGGTTTTCTGTATGGGATATTTGCCAGTTTTGCCCAACTCTATCGGTTCGCCGTGGCCGATGTGGCATCTGAACATTTCCGCGCCAAAGCCATTTCGCTGGTGCTGGCCGGTGGCGTGTTTGCCGGCCTTGCCGGACCTAATCTTGCGAATTGGGGAAAGGGGCTGATTGATAATCATCTGTTCGCCGGATCGTTCCTGTTCACCATTGTGGCCGGTCTGCTGGCAGCGGTTATCTTGCTGTTTCTCAGCATCCCTAACCTGACCAAGGCACAACGCGATGGCCCCCAGCGTCCCTTGATCGAAATTATGAAGCAGCCGGTGTTTATCACGGCTGCGGTTTCCGCAACGGTCGCCCAATGCGTGATGAACTTTCTGATGACGGCGACACCCATCGCCATGATTGCCCAATCGGGCCACAGCTTTGGGTCTGTCGCCTTCGTCATTTCTTCGCATACCGTGGCCATGTACGCGCCCGGATTTTTCACAGGGTCGCTGGTCAAACGATTTGGCGAGATCAAGATGATTGCGGCTGGCCTGACCCTTGAGGCGGGCTGCATCGTTATTGCGCTGTCGGGCATTGCTGTTTTCGATTTCTGGCTCTCAATGGTTTTCCTTGGGCTTGGCTGGAATTTTACCTACACCGCCGCGACCAGCCTGATGACCACCGCCTATACCCCGGCCGAGCGCGCAAAAACCCAAGGCATGATGAACCAGATTGTCTACACCGTAGTGGCAATCGGTTCATTATCGTCCGGCGCGTTCATTCATTTCTTCGGCTGGAACTGGGTCAACATCGGCGCCATGCCCTTGCTTGTCATCGCCGCCATCGTGACAATTTGGTTTGATTCCACAAAACGGAAACCAGCGCTCGCCGGGGGGCAATGA
- the lepA gene encoding elongation factor 4 produces MTELSHIRNFAIIAHIDHGKSTLADRLIGTCGGLTAREEREQVLDSMEIERERGITIKAQTVRLMYTAKNGEIYELNLMDTPGHVDFTYEVSRSLAACEGSLLVVDASQGVEAQTLANAYLAIDAGHEIVPVLNKIDLPAAEPERIRSEIEDVIGLDASDAISVSAKTGQGIEEVLEAMVSRLPAPTGDEASPLKAMLVDSWYDSYLGVVVLVRVRDGVITKGMKIEMLGTGALHTIDEVGVFTPKPLKVDQLGPGSVGYIAASIKTIQDCQVGDTITEERRPCETALAGFKPSQPVVFCGMFPVDADDFGKLRESMGKLALNDASFEFQAETSAALGLGFRCGFLGLLHLEIIQERLEREFNLDLITTAPSVVYAVHHNNGTTKELHNPADMPDPVHIASMDEPWIRATILVPDDYLGAVLSLCQERRGEQVELTYAGDRAMVIYLLPLNEVVYDFYDRLKSVSRGYASFDYQLDGYRESDLVKLAILVNGDPLDALSMVVHRSQAESRGRHLCSRLKDLIPRQLFKVALQAAIGGKVIARETLAAMRKDVTAKCYGGDISRKRKLLDKQKAGKKRMRSIGNVEIPQTAFIAALKSGDT; encoded by the coding sequence ATGACTGAGCTTTCCCATATCCGCAATTTTGCGATCATTGCCCATATTGATCATGGCAAATCGACCCTGGCGGATCGGTTGATTGGCACCTGTGGTGGATTAACCGCGCGCGAAGAGCGGGAACAAGTCCTTGATTCAATGGAAATTGAACGCGAACGCGGCATCACCATCAAGGCCCAAACCGTTCGGCTGATGTACACCGCAAAGAATGGTGAAATCTATGAGCTGAACCTCATGGATACCCCGGGGCATGTGGATTTCACCTATGAAGTGTCGCGGTCATTGGCGGCATGCGAAGGGTCGCTTTTGGTGGTCGATGCAAGCCAGGGTGTTGAGGCACAGACCCTTGCCAATGCCTATCTTGCCATTGATGCGGGTCATGAAATAGTGCCTGTGCTGAACAAGATCGACCTGCCAGCGGCAGAACCCGAACGCATCCGTTCCGAAATTGAAGATGTGATTGGCCTTGATGCCTCAGATGCTATTTCGGTGTCTGCCAAAACCGGACAGGGCATCGAAGAAGTGCTTGAAGCCATGGTTTCCCGCTTGCCCGCACCTACGGGGGATGAGGCGTCCCCCTTAAAGGCGATGCTGGTGGATTCGTGGTACGATTCATATCTGGGCGTTGTCGTTCTGGTGCGCGTTCGTGATGGCGTGATCACAAAGGGCATGAAGATTGAGATGCTGGGCACCGGTGCCCTCCATACAATTGACGAGGTCGGCGTGTTTACGCCAAAACCGTTGAAGGTAGATCAATTGGGGCCGGGCTCGGTCGGCTATATCGCAGCTTCGATCAAAACCATTCAAGATTGCCAGGTGGGCGATACCATCACCGAAGAACGCCGCCCCTGTGAAACGGCGCTTGCAGGCTTTAAGCCAAGCCAACCGGTGGTGTTCTGCGGGATGTTCCCGGTTGATGCCGATGATTTCGGAAAGCTGCGCGAATCCATGGGTAAACTGGCTTTGAACGACGCCAGTTTTGAATTTCAGGCGGAAACCTCAGCCGCCCTTGGGCTGGGATTTCGCTGCGGGTTTTTGGGCCTTTTGCATCTGGAAATTATTCAGGAAAGGCTGGAGCGCGAATTTAACCTCGATCTCATTACCACGGCACCCAGCGTGGTTTATGCCGTCCACCACAATAACGGCACCACCAAAGAACTGCACAATCCCGCCGACATGCCAGACCCGGTGCATATTGCATCCATGGATGAACCCTGGATCCGGGCTACCATTTTGGTGCCCGATGACTACCTTGGGGCGGTGTTGTCTTTGTGTCAGGAACGCCGGGGCGAACAGGTGGAACTGACCTATGCCGGGGACCGGGCCATGGTGATTTATCTCTTGCCCTTAAATGAGGTGGTCTATGATTTTTACGACCGCCTGAAATCGGTGTCGCGGGGCTATGCCAGTTTCGATTATCAGTTGGATGGGTACCGGGAAAGTGATCTGGTGAAGCTTGCCATTCTGGTCAATGGCGATCCGTTGGATGCGCTGTCCATGGTGGTGCATCGGTCACAGGCGGAAAGCCGGGGGCGGCATTTGTGCTCGCGCCTGAAAGACCTGATCCCGCGCCAGTTGTTCAAAGTGGCCCTTCAGGCGGCCATTGGCGGCAAGGTGATTGCGCGCGAAACCCTGGCTGCCATGCGCAAGGACGTGACCGCAAAATGTTATGGCGGCGATATTTCGCGCAAGCGCAAATTGTTGGACAAGCAAAAAGCGGGCAAGAAACGCATGCGGTCTATCGGCAATGTAGAAATTCCTCAGACCGCTTTTATTGCAGCCCTTAAATCTGGTGACACCTGA